One window of the Bos mutus isolate GX-2022 chromosome X, NWIPB_WYAK_1.1, whole genome shotgun sequence genome contains the following:
- the GPR82 gene encoding probable G-protein coupled receptor 82, with protein sequence MSNNSTCIQPSKISYMALPIIYTFLCIIGLFGNSLSQWIFLTKIAKKTSTHIYLAHLVTANLLVCSAMPFMGIYFLKGFQWEYQSPQCRVVNFLGTLSMHVSMFVSLLILSWIAISRYATLMKKDSTQETTSCYEKVFYGHLLKKFRQPNFARKLCVYIWIVVLGIIIPIIIYYSVEETTKGEETKCYNSQMELGAEISQTAGLIGTTFIGFSFLVVLTSYYSFVNHLRKIRTCTSITEKDLTYSSVKRHLLVIQILLIVCFLPYSIFKPIFFVVHRRLDCQQLNDLIEIKNILTCLASARSSTDPIIFLFLDKTFKKTLYNLFTKPDAPHLQPSD encoded by the coding sequence ATGAGTAACAACTCAACATGTATTCAACCATCCAAGATCTCTTACATGGCTTTACCGATCATTTATACCTTCCTTTGTATCATTGGTCTGTTTGGAAATTCTCTCTCCCAGtggatatttttaacaaaaatagcTAAGAAAACATCAACACACATCTACCTAGCACATCTCGTGACTGCAAACTTACTCGTGTGCAGTGCCATGCCTTTCATGGGTATCTATTTCCTAAAAGGTTTTCAGTGGGAATATCAATCTCCACAATGCAGGGTGGTCAATTTTTTGGGAACTCTATCCATGCATGTGAGTATGTTTGTCAGCCTCTTAATTTTAAGCTGGATTGCCATAAGCCGCTATGCTACCTTAATGAAAAAGGATTCCACACAAGAGACCACTTCGTGTTACGAGAAAGTATTTTATGGCCACTTGCTGAAAAAATTTCGCCAGCCCAACTTTGCTAGAAAACTATGTGTTTACATATGGATAGTTGTTCTAGGCATAATTATTCCAATTATCATATACTACTCGGTTGAAGAGACCACAAAAGGGGAAGAGACGAAGTGCTATAATTCACAGATGGAACTAGGAGCCGAGATCTCTCAGACTGCAGGCCTCATTGGAACCACATTTATTGGGTTTTCATTTTTAGTTGTCCTAACATCATACTACTCTTTTGTCAACCATCTGAGAAAAATAAGGACTTGTACATCCATTACAGAGAAAGATCTGACTTACAGCTCTGTGAAAAGGCACCTTTTGGTCATACAGATTCTACTAATAGTTTGCTTCCTTCCATACAGCATTTTTAAACCCATTTTTTTTGTTGTACACCGAAGACTGGACTGTCAGCAACTGAATgatttaattgaaataaaaaacatcCTCACCTGCCTTGCATCAGCCAGAAGTAGCACAGACcccattatatttctttttttagataaAACATTCAAGAAGACACTATACAATCTCTTTACAAAACCTGATGCACCCCATCTGCAACCCTCTGATTGA